The DNA sequence CTTTAATCTCCTGAGAAACCTCTTCAAAAGGTCTTAAAACGGAAGGATTTTGATCCACCTTTAACAGGTGATATCCCGATTCTGTTTCAATGGGTTTGCTCCATCTTCCTGGTTCCAGGCTGAATGCCACCTGGTCGAGGGCCGCCAAAAGCTCTCCTTTTTTAAAAGAACCCAGCTCGGACAGGGTAAAATTTCGTGAGCTTTCCCGGTTTTCATCGATGAACTGCTCAATACTCTCTCCCTCCAGGAGTTTTTTAAACAAAAAATCAGCCTCTTTCTTTATGACTTCTTTGTCAGCGGGCTCCGCCAGAGGGGGAGATTTAAACAAAATTTGAGTAATTTTCCTTTTTTCAGGAATTTTAAACATCTCGGGATGACCCTGGTAATAACGTTTTATCTCCTCTTCCTTAATGACAATGTCGGGCAATATTTCTCTCTGAAAGAGTTTTTTGAGAAGGATCTGCGTTTTGATTTCTTCAGAAATTTTTTCGATGGTAAGGTTTTCTTTCTCAAGACTCCTCTTAAAGGCTTCCTCGTTTGCCAGGCCGTTTCGGACCCGGGTTTCTTCAATAGCTTGATGGATTTCAAGCTCCGAAACGGTAACCCCTCTTTTGCGGGCCGCCTGGATTTGTAAATTCTGGTCGATGAGTTGATTGAGAATGGCCAGCAGGGCGGCAGGGTCTTTTTTCTGTTCAGGGAGCAGTCTTTCCTGAATTTCGCTTAAAAGGATCGGTTCTGAGTTAACGACTGCCGCAATGCGGTCTGCAAGGATCGCTTCAGCCTGCCGGGGAATGATATTTGCCCAGACCAACCCAAATAAAAAGATGAACAAAATCGGTTTTTTCAAGTCGAGTTTCATAGATTAGAAGCCTTTAGAATGTTAGAAAATATCTTGATTTCGGTTCTGTTTCGCAATTCGATGGCCCATTTTGCAAATTGTTTGTCCCTTTTTTCCTGAAAAAGGAGGGTTTTAATTTTAGGGTTTTCTTCAGTTAAGGGAATGACTCTCTCCTTTCGTCTTTCCTCCACCTTAAAAATATGGTAGCCATAGGAAGTTTTAATGACAGGGCTTATGATTCCTATCGGGAGAGTCAGGGTCACCTCAAACCCTTCAGGCATTTGATCTGCGGTTAAAACCCCGACATCACCTCCAAGGCCTTTATCCGGGCTCACCGATTTTTCAGCGGCCATTTTGGCAAAGTCTTCTCCTTTGAGAAGGGCCTGACGGACTTCGTTGGCTTCCTTTTCATTGGGAAGAAGAATTTGGCGTATCTTGACACCTGCTTTTAATCTGTAGTCCTCGATATGCGCGTCATAATATTCTTTTATTTCCTGCGGCGTCGGTTCTTCGATATGACCGGTGGTTTTCTCCTCCAATTTTTGAATCGTATAATTTTCGGTAAGGCGTTGAATCCATCTTTCGTTAGTCAGCCCTTTGGATTTTAGCATTTCGCTGAATTCCTGTTCGGAATAATCGGCTTTATTTTTTTTGATCAGATCGTCCATGTCGTCTTTTGTAAGGGTGATTTTTTCTTTTTGGGATTCCTGAAGGAAGACTTTGGTCTGGATCAATTGTTCCAAGAGGTCTTTTTTCAAGTTATCCAGCGCTTCTCCCCTGGGGGGCAAGGGGATTTCTTTGCTAAATTCTGTAAGGGCCTGCTCCAGCTCGGATAATAGGATCGGTTCTCCCCCGACAATGGCGACCATCGGAGATAGAGGACCCTCCGGTTTTTTCTTGCATGAGGTTAAGGGGATAAAAAGAAAGATAAAAAGAATCAGGATGAGGGGGAAAAACCATGGGGTCTTCATTTTTAAAAATAATATACTATGGAACGAAAACAAAAGAAAGACAAAAGGAAAGGGGTTGTAGAGGGGGAACCCCCGCCGTTTACAGCTACAAAAGGATTTGCAGGACCTTTTTGGTTTCGGCCAGGGCTTGATGAAGATCGGCATCCCTCAAGAGGAGCTGAAATGAGAACTCCGGGATAAACCGGATTTGAGGGTTTTTGGTTAGTTTTTTTATGGTTTCAACAGAAACCTCATGGGAAGGATGGAGCGTGAAATATATTCCCTTCGAATTTTTATCAATCCGGCTAACTTTAATCACCCTGGCCAGGATACGGATTTCTATGAGTTTAAAGAGAAAAACCACCTCTTCAGGAAGCGGCCCAAACCGGTCTCTTAACTCCTCGCCCAATCCCTTTAGATCTTCCTCTTTCTGAAGAGAAGACAGCTTTTTATAAAAATAAAGCCTTTGGTAGGAATCGGGAATAAAACCTTCTGGAATAAAAGCTGAAATTCCGAGATGAAGGGAGGGATTGAATTCCTCTTCTATTTCCTTTCCTTTTAGTTCAGCCACGCAGTTCTCAAGCATCTTGATGTAGAGTTCAAATCCGATCGATGCAATTTCGCCTGACTGCTGGGTGCCCAAAAAATGGCCGGCGCCTCTAATTTCCAAATCCCGTGCGGCAATTTTAAAACCCGCGCCCAGTTCAGTGAACTCCTGGAGCGCTTTCAGCCGCTTCTGCGCCTGGTCGGTTAACACCGATGGGTTATCGATCAGCAGGAAGGCATACGCCTGCTGACCGGATCGTCCCACCCGCCCCCGGAGCTGATAGAGTTCGGAAAGGCCGAATTGGTCCGCCCGGTTAATGATGATCGTGTTGGCCCTCGGAATATCCAAACCTGACTCAATAATTGTGGTGGAAAGAAGGATCAGATGTTCCCCTTTAATGAATTGGCTCATCACCTCTTCAAGCTGATGTTCATTCATTTGGCCGTGTGCAATTCCAATTTGAACATCGGGAAGAAGTTCGGCGATGAAATTTCCAATCTTTTCAATGCCCGCGACGCGGTTATGGACAAAAAAGACCTGACCCTGGCGGTCGAGCTCCCGTTTAATCGCTTCGCGGATAATCCGTCGGTCCAGACGGGTAATGACGGTTCGAATCGCCAGCCGGTCCGCGGGGGCCGTTTCAATTACTGACATGTTCCTCAAATTCATCAATGACATTTGAAGCGTTCTCGGAATGGGGGTTGCGGTCAGGGTTAGGACGTCGATCGATTTTTTAATCTGTTTGATTTTTTCCTTATGAATGACGCCAAACCGTTGTTCTTCATCGATGACCAGAAGCCCCAGATCCTTAAAGTGTACGTCTTTCTGCAAAAGGCGGTGCGTGCCGATCAGGATATCCACCGTTCCTTCGGTCGTCTGTTTAAGAATATTTTTTTGTTCTTTTGGAGAGCGGAACCGGCTGATCATTTCTACTTTTACCGGAAAAGGGGAAAATCGTTTTGTGAAATTCTGAAAATGTTGTTG is a window from the Nitrospirota bacterium genome containing:
- a CDS encoding peptidyl-prolyl cis-trans isomerase; translated protein: MKKPILFIFLFGLVWANIIPRQAEAILADRIAAVVNSEPILLSEIQERLLPEQKKDPAALLAILNQLIDQNLQIQAARKRGVTVSELEIHQAIEETRVRNGLANEEAFKRSLEKENLTIEKISEEIKTQILLKKLFQREILPDIVIKEEEIKRYYQGHPEMFKIPEKRKITQILFKSPPLAEPADKEVIKKEADFLFKKLLEGESIEQFIDENRESSRNFTLSELGSFKKGELLAALDQVAFSLEPGRWSKPIETESGYHLLKVDQNPSVLRPFEEVSQEIKERLFQERSETAMGEWMAILRKSATIDMPLLKDKAFNNPGNLR
- a CDS encoding peptidyl-prolyl cis-trans isomerase → MKTPWFFPLILILFIFLFIPLTSCKKKPEGPLSPMVAIVGGEPILLSELEQALTEFSKEIPLPPRGEALDNLKKDLLEQLIQTKVFLQESQKEKITLTKDDMDDLIKKNKADYSEQEFSEMLKSKGLTNERWIQRLTENYTIQKLEEKTTGHIEEPTPQEIKEYYDAHIEDYRLKAGVKIRQILLPNEKEANEVRQALLKGEDFAKMAAEKSVSPDKGLGGDVGVLTADQMPEGFEVTLTLPIGIISPVIKTSYGYHIFKVEERRKERVIPLTEENPKIKTLLFQEKRDKQFAKWAIELRNRTEIKIFSNILKASNL